A window of the Thermodesulfobacteriota bacterium genome harbors these coding sequences:
- the argS gene encoding arginine--tRNA ligase yields MIKAEIKKRLKKACHLLKAKGIIPEEIEIDPHVEVPREKEFGDYSTNLAFYLSKALKKDPKTIAQILLENLEVDDICTEKRVAGGGFLNFYLKASFLRECLFKIFIHGMEPFFPALGREKRVLVEFVSSNPTGPLHIGHGRCAAFGDALARVLEKVGFSVTREYYINDAGRQMETLGESVYLRIKELSSEEVDFPKDFYKGEYIKDIAKEILHKGITLPKERSEAVRFLARYASDRIMEGIKEDLEKFGVFFDSFKKESEFYESGLVDKTIGLLQESGYVYEKDGAKWFKTSLFEQDEDRVLVKSDGEKTYFASDIAYHRQKFLRGYDLLINVWGADHHGYVPRIMAALSALNLNKELLKIILIQFVTLLKDGKPVGMSTREATFTSLRELVDEVGKDAARFIFLTRKNDAHLEFDLDLAKKKSNENPVYYVQYAHARIESILRNALEEGFEIDWLTKRSVDRKILDLLSLEDELELMKASSRFFEVVEDVAKHLEPHRITYYLIELAQKFHGYYNATRILTEAKEISQARLVLVFVIKEIIKEGLGMLGVEAPLKM; encoded by the coding sequence ATGATAAAGGCGGAGATAAAAAAGAGACTTAAGAAAGCCTGCCACCTTTTGAAAGCAAAAGGGATAATACCGGAAGAAATTGAAATTGACCCCCATGTGGAGGTTCCCAGAGAGAAGGAATTTGGGGATTATTCGACAAATCTTGCTTTTTATCTATCTAAGGCTTTGAAAAAGGATCCCAAAACGATAGCCCAAATCCTTTTAGAAAACTTGGAAGTGGACGATATTTGTACGGAAAAAAGGGTCGCAGGGGGTGGGTTTTTAAATTTTTATTTAAAAGCCAGTTTTCTGCGTGAGTGTCTTTTTAAAATATTTATCCATGGGATGGAGCCTTTCTTTCCTGCCTTAGGAAGAGAAAAAAGGGTTCTTGTTGAATTTGTGAGTTCCAATCCTACAGGACCTTTACATATAGGTCATGGAAGGTGTGCCGCATTCGGCGATGCCCTTGCCCGGGTTCTCGAAAAGGTCGGTTTCAGCGTTACAAGAGAGTACTATATAAATGATGCCGGAAGGCAGATGGAGACATTAGGCGAATCCGTATATTTACGAATTAAGGAGCTTTCCTCCGAAGAGGTCGATTTCCCCAAGGACTTTTATAAGGGCGAGTATATAAAAGATATCGCGAAAGAGATTTTGCACAAGGGTATTACTCTTCCAAAGGAAAGATCCGAGGCTGTGCGATTTCTAGCCAGATATGCGTCAGATAGAATAATGGAAGGGATAAAGGAGGACTTAGAAAAATTTGGTGTTTTCTTCGATAGTTTCAAAAAGGAGTCAGAGTTCTACGAGTCTGGACTTGTGGATAAAACTATTGGGCTTTTGCAAGAGTCTGGCTATGTTTATGAAAAGGATGGGGCCAAGTGGTTTAAGACAAGCCTATTTGAACAGGATGAGGACAGGGTTCTTGTGAAGTCAGACGGTGAAAAGACTTATTTCGCCTCCGATATCGCTTACCATCGGCAGAAGTTTTTAAGGGGTTATGATCTTCTTATAAATGTCTGGGGTGCTGACCATCACGGATACGTTCCCAGGATAATGGCTGCTCTTTCCGCCCTTAATCTCAATAAGGAGCTCCTAAAAATAATACTTATCCAGTTTGTCACACTCCTTAAAGATGGAAAACCAGTCGGTATGTCAACAAGGGAGGCTACGTTTACCAGTCTTAGAGAACTCGTTGACGAGGTCGGAAAAGATGCCGCAAGGTTCATCTTTCTCACCCGTAAAAACGATGCCCATCTAGAGTTTGATCTCGATTTAGCGAAGAAGAAAAGTAACGAGAACCCAGTTTATTACGTCCAGTATGCTCACGCAAGGATAGAAAGTATTTTGAGAAATGCCCTCGAAGAAGGATTCGAAATAGATTGGCTAACAAAAAGAAGCGTAGATAGAAAAATTTTAGATCTCCTTTCCCTTGAAGACGAGCTGGAGTTAATGAAAGCTTCTAGTCGATTCTTCGAAGTTGTAGAAGACGTTGCAAAGCACTTGGAGCCTCATAGAATAACGTATTATCTTATAGAGCTCGCTCAGAAATTCCACGGTTACTATAATGCCACAAGGATCCTCACTGAAGCCAAAGAGATTTCACAGGCAAGGCTGGTTTTGGTCTTTGTAATAAAGGAGATAATCAAAGAAGGTTTAGGAATGCTAGGAGTGGAAGCTCCTCTTAAGATGTAA
- a CDS encoding enoyl-CoA hydratase-related protein translates to MAYNNISFDIKDEIALVKINRPKALNALNSETLEELKNLSDELEKRTDVKIIILTGEGDKAFVAGADILEMKDMDPTTGMEFSKKGHQVLSKLENMPKPVIAAVNGYALGGGLELALACDIIYASDKARLGFPEVTLGIHPGFGGTQRLARLVGLARAKELIFTGRVVTAKEAFEMGLVNKVVPHDDLMKEVFSLAETIKSCGPIAVRLAKECVNKSLYLSLEEGLFLEATNFGICFGTKDQKEGMTAFVEKRKPLFKGE, encoded by the coding sequence GTGGCTTACAATAACATTTCTTTCGACATAAAAGATGAAATAGCACTTGTTAAAATCAATAGGCCTAAGGCTCTAAATGCTTTAAATTCTGAGACCCTTGAAGAACTTAAAAACCTTTCCGACGAACTAGAAAAAAGAACGGATGTGAAGATCATCATTCTAACAGGGGAAGGAGACAAGGCATTTGTTGCCGGCGCGGATATCCTTGAGATGAAAGACATGGATCCGACTACTGGAATGGAATTTTCGAAAAAGGGGCATCAGGTTTTGTCCAAACTTGAAAACATGCCTAAGCCCGTAATTGCCGCAGTTAATGGATATGCATTGGGGGGTGGTCTAGAGCTGGCCCTTGCATGTGACATAATATACGCCTCCGATAAAGCGAGACTCGGTTTTCCCGAAGTCACACTCGGAATACATCCCGGGTTCGGCGGAACCCAAAGACTGGCTAGACTTGTGGGGCTGGCAAGGGCAAAGGAACTCATATTTACAGGTAGGGTCGTAACTGCCAAAGAGGCCTTCGAGATGGGTCTTGTGAATAAGGTTGTTCCTCATGATGATCTAATGAAAGAGGTTTTTTCTCTTGCTGAGACGATAAAATCGTGCGGACCTATCGCAGTAAGGTTAGCTAAAGAGTGTGTCAATAAAAGCCTCTATCTCAGTTTGGAGGAGGGGCTCTTCCTTGAGGCAACGAACTTCGGCATATGCTTTGGAACAAAAGACCAAAAGGAGGGGATGACAGCCTTCGTCGAAAAAAGAAAACCTCTCTTTAAGGGTGAATGA